A genomic window from Flavobacterium azooxidireducens includes:
- a CDS encoding HRDC domain-containing protein, with translation MKVKHFRVRVSGEYLQNDQDAINQFLTDVNVEKTATNFITGMIDYWSVLVFYSPKTEKIKETTETEKVAVLNYDELTLEEKNTLNSLKHWRSEKSSKLGLPQYMICHNSELMTIAKLKPDSVDELKKIKGFGENKISRYGNDIISLLHAS, from the coding sequence GAGTTCGTGTAAGTGGGGAGTATTTACAGAACGATCAAGACGCCATCAATCAGTTTTTAACCGATGTAAACGTTGAAAAAACAGCAACTAATTTTATAACAGGAATGATTGATTATTGGTCAGTTTTAGTTTTTTATTCACCAAAAACTGAAAAAATAAAAGAAACAACTGAAACAGAAAAAGTGGCCGTTTTGAATTATGATGAGTTAACTTTAGAAGAAAAAAACACATTGAATTCGCTTAAACATTGGCGAAGTGAGAAATCGTCAAAATTAGGATTACCACAATATATGATTTGTCATAATTCTGAATTGATGACAATTGCAAAGCTAAAACCGGATTCGGTTGATGAACTGAAAAAGATTAAAGGTTTTGGAGAAAATAAAATTTCAAGATACGGAAACGATATCATTTCGTTATTACACGCCAGTTAA
- a CDS encoding HAD family hydrolase: MNLKVIAFDADDTLFVNEPYFEETEKKFCGLMEDYLSHQSLSQELFRTEIQNLPVYGYGIKAYILSMIEAAMKISNNTISIEIVEKIIQYGKELLEKPIELLDGVEETLAELHGKYKLVVATKGDLKDQQRKLHDSGLGKYFHHIEVMSDKQVLDYQKLIGRLEIKPEEFFMIGNSLKSDVLPVLQMGGYAVHVPFHTTWAHERIDHKVEHPNFKTIEKITEVLPILLKK, from the coding sequence ATGAACCTAAAAGTAATCGCATTCGACGCCGACGACACTTTATTTGTTAACGAGCCCTATTTTGAAGAAACCGAGAAGAAATTCTGTGGTTTGATGGAAGATTATTTATCACATCAAAGTTTATCGCAGGAATTATTTCGGACGGAAATTCAAAATTTACCGGTTTATGGTTATGGAATTAAAGCCTATATTTTGTCGATGATTGAAGCGGCGATGAAAATTTCGAATAACACAATTTCAATCGAAATTGTCGAAAAAATTATTCAATACGGTAAAGAATTATTAGAAAAACCAATTGAATTGTTAGACGGTGTTGAAGAAACTTTGGCAGAATTACACGGAAAATACAAATTGGTTGTTGCTACCAAAGGCGATTTAAAAGATCAACAACGTAAATTACACGATTCCGGTTTGGGTAAATATTTTCACCATATTGAAGTGATGTCTGACAAACAAGTGTTGGATTATCAAAAATTAATCGGTCGGCTTGAAATCAAACCGGAGGAATTTTTTATGATTGGAAATTCACTGAAATCGGATGTTTTACCGGTTTTGCAAATGGGAGGATATGCCGTTCACGTTCCTTTTCATACCACTTGGGCTCACGAGCGAATTGACCACAAAGTGGAACATCCCAACTTTAAAACAATTGAAAAAATTACGGAAGTTTTGCCGATTTTGCTTAAAAAGTAG
- the metG gene encoding methionine--tRNA ligase codes for MIENPKRYTITAALPYTNGPIHIGHLAGVYVPSDIYARYLRLQGKDVAFICGSDEHGVAISMKAKKEGITPQEVIDKYDGIIRKSFVDFGISFDNYSRTSSKIHHETASAFFRKLYENGDFIEETNEQLYDAKADQFLADRFVVGTCPKCGNEEAYGDQCEKCGSTLNATDLINPKSTITGETPILKSTKHWFLPLDRYDDFLKEWILVGHKNDWKTNVLGQVKSWLDDGLKPRAVTRDLDWGIDVPVEGAEGKKLYVWFDAPIGYISSTKEWAAKEGKDWEPYWKDADTKLVHFIGKDNIVFHCIIFPAMLKAEGSFILPDNVPANEFLNLEGNKLSTSKNWAVWLHEYLVDFPDKQDVLRYALTANAPETKDNDFTWKDFQARNNNELAAVYGNFINRVVVLTNKYYDGIVPQPNEFSEVDEQTLAELKAYPAVIASSIERYRFREAQGELMNVARLGNKYLADEEPWKMIKTDPERVKTQMYVALQIATALGVLSEPFLPFTAEKLSRILVIPTKEESHKGWETVSKSSELLKPGYKIGQGEILFAQIDDAEIQKQIDKLEATKTANKMENRTVEPQKETTTFEDFSKLDLRVGTILEAEKMPKANKLLVLKVDTGIDVRTIVSGIAEHFSPEEVVGKRVTVLVNLAPRALRGVESQGMILMTNNAEGKLVFMNPDGDGVDNGALIS; via the coding sequence ATGATAGAAAATCCAAAAAGATATACGATTACGGCGGCGTTGCCTTATACGAACGGACCGATTCACATTGGTCATTTGGCGGGAGTTTATGTTCCGTCTGATATTTATGCTCGCTATTTGCGTTTGCAGGGGAAAGATGTGGCGTTTATTTGTGGTAGTGATGAACACGGCGTGGCGATTTCGATGAAAGCCAAAAAAGAGGGAATTACGCCTCAGGAAGTGATTGATAAATATGATGGAATTATCCGGAAATCGTTTGTGGATTTTGGAATTTCGTTTGATAATTATTCGCGGACTTCGTCTAAAATTCACCACGAAACGGCTTCTGCTTTTTTTAGAAAATTGTATGAGAACGGCGATTTTATTGAGGAAACCAATGAACAATTGTATGACGCGAAAGCTGATCAGTTTTTGGCCGATCGATTTGTGGTTGGAACTTGTCCGAAGTGTGGCAACGAAGAAGCGTACGGCGATCAATGTGAAAAATGTGGATCGACCTTAAATGCAACCGATTTGATTAATCCGAAATCGACGATTACTGGTGAAACTCCGATTTTGAAATCGACGAAACATTGGTTTTTGCCATTGGACAGATATGATGATTTTTTAAAGGAATGGATTTTAGTCGGTCATAAAAATGATTGGAAAACCAACGTTTTGGGTCAAGTGAAATCGTGGTTAGATGATGGTTTGAAACCAAGAGCTGTCACTCGTGATTTGGATTGGGGAATTGATGTTCCTGTGGAAGGTGCCGAAGGCAAGAAATTGTATGTTTGGTTTGATGCTCCGATTGGTTACATTTCTTCTACTAAAGAATGGGCTGCCAAAGAAGGAAAAGATTGGGAACCGTATTGGAAAGATGCTGACACTAAATTGGTTCATTTTATTGGAAAAGATAACATCGTTTTTCATTGCATTATTTTTCCGGCGATGCTGAAGGCTGAAGGCAGTTTTATTTTGCCTGATAATGTTCCGGCGAATGAATTTTTGAATTTGGAAGGAAATAAATTGTCAACTTCAAAAAACTGGGCGGTTTGGCTGCACGAATATTTGGTTGATTTTCCGGATAAGCAAGATGTTTTGCGTTATGCTTTGACGGCGAATGCTCCGGAAACGAAAGACAATGATTTTACTTGGAAGGATTTTCAAGCGAGAAATAATAATGAATTGGCAGCGGTTTATGGGAATTTCATAAATCGTGTGGTGGTTTTGACGAATAAATACTATGATGGAATTGTTCCTCAACCGAATGAATTTTCGGAGGTTGATGAGCAGACTTTAGCAGAATTAAAAGCGTATCCGGCTGTGATTGCAAGTTCAATTGAACGATACCGATTTAGAGAAGCACAAGGTGAATTGATGAATGTGGCTCGATTAGGTAATAAATATTTAGCCGATGAAGAACCTTGGAAGATGATTAAAACCGATCCGGAACGTGTGAAAACACAGATGTATGTTGCGTTGCAAATTGCGACTGCGTTGGGGGTTTTATCGGAACCTTTTTTGCCATTTACGGCTGAGAAACTTTCACGCATTCTTGTCATTCCGACGAAGGAGGAATCTCATAAAGGATGGGAAACCGTTTCCAAATCATCCGAATTATTAAAACCAGGTTACAAAATCGGTCAAGGTGAAATATTGTTTGCACAGATTGACGATGCCGAAATTCAAAAACAAATAGACAAATTGGAAGCAACTAAAACCGCTAACAAAATGGAAAACAGAACTGTAGAACCACAAAAAGAAACGACAACTTTTGAAGATTTTTCAAAATTAGATTTACGTGTCGGAACTATTTTGGAAGCTGAAAAAATGCCAAAAGCAAATAAATTATTGGTTTTAAAAGTGGATACAGGAATTGATGTGCGAACCATTGTTTCGGGAATTGCTGAACATTTTTCACCGGAAGAAGTGGTTGGAAAAAGAGTAACCGTTTTAGTGAATTTAGCACCAAGAGCATTGCGAGGTGTTGAAAGCCAAGGGATGATTTTAATGACCAATAACGCGGAAGGAAAATTGGTTTTTATGAATCCGGATGGAGATGGGGTTGATAATGGGGCGTTGATTTCTTAA
- a CDS encoding DNA cytosine methyltransferase yields MIKTDKNILSNYNFIDLFAGIGGFHLALKSFGANCVFASEWDKFASTTYYENFGIKPLGDITKINESEIPTHDILCGGFPCQAFSISGKQKGFEDTRGTLFFDIARIVNHHKPKVLFLENVKNLVKHENGKTLEIITNILKELDYEVFTKVLNSSNFGLPQNRERLYIIAFHKSIDSSKFSFPSPTNEPICLGKILENQPENAKVIDRDDIEIYKNYTVSSNLFSDIQLLNKPIQIGKVNKGGQGERIYHPLGHAITLSAHGGGVGSKTGLYLINDKIRKLSPRECARVQGFPESFILNSSDTQTYKQFGNSVSVNVLQHILFEIAKVLNANSKNLIQTTKLEYA; encoded by the coding sequence ATGATTAAAACAGATAAAAATATACTTTCAAATTATAACTTTATCGACCTATTTGCAGGAATAGGAGGATTTCATTTGGCTTTAAAATCATTTGGTGCTAATTGTGTTTTTGCCTCTGAATGGGACAAATTTGCATCAACAACTTACTATGAAAACTTCGGAATAAAGCCTCTTGGAGACATCACTAAAATCAATGAAAGTGAAATTCCTACCCATGATATTCTTTGTGGTGGTTTTCCTTGTCAAGCCTTTTCAATTTCTGGAAAACAAAAAGGTTTTGAAGATACAAGAGGAACATTGTTTTTTGATATAGCAAGAATTGTAAACCATCACAAACCAAAAGTTCTTTTTTTAGAGAATGTAAAAAACTTAGTCAAGCACGAAAATGGGAAGACATTAGAAATTATTACTAACATTCTGAAAGAATTAGATTATGAGGTTTTTACCAAAGTATTGAACTCCAGTAATTTTGGACTACCTCAAAACCGTGAGAGATTGTACATAATTGCCTTTCATAAATCAATAGATTCAAGCAAATTTAGTTTTCCTTCACCAACTAACGAACCAATTTGTTTAGGTAAAATTCTCGAAAATCAACCTGAAAATGCCAAAGTTATTGATAGAGATGATATTGAAATTTATAAAAATTATACTGTTTCAAGCAACTTGTTTTCAGATATACAATTGCTCAACAAACCTATACAGATAGGAAAAGTTAACAAAGGTGGACAAGGAGAAAGAATTTACCATCCATTAGGTCATGCAATTACGCTTTCTGCACATGGAGGTGGAGTGGGTTCAAAAACAGGATTGTATCTCATTAATGATAAAATACGAAAATTATCACCAAGAGAATGTGCAAGAGTACAAGGTTTTCCAGAGAGTTTTATTTTAAATTCATCAGACACACAAACGTATAAACAATTTGGAAATAGTGTTTCTGTTAATGTTTTACAACATATCCTATTCGAGATTGCAAAAGTTTTGAACGCAAACAGTAAAAATTTAATCCAAACAACTAAGTTAGAATATGCATAA
- a CDS encoding PDDEXK family nuclease, with protein sequence MHKEQLLGSQTAKNGFLNEDNIVIKFNNWEFDEEAQKWLLIMQYELNQIEFKALKLSGFKTDVQVQVTIKLKEAIDAQNLQVKLVSNTRGFNQIDKRWVDKYIEMWNIPQNIASILKRYTGEVEPSVTNSKDKRRMFFHEFTTEEQSNVLKWLKENKSLIVSDILKGRGQFSAEWMLVAQKLKQNSRWILKPMNFCLNHFGNGEVEVTKRGNFKIGRITMQRKGGDGGRKTANMLQFKINPAELFDCE encoded by the coding sequence ATGCATAAAGAGCAATTATTAGGTTCGCAAACAGCAAAAAACGGATTTTTAAATGAAGATAATATTGTAATCAAATTTAATAATTGGGAATTCGATGAAGAAGCTCAGAAATGGCTTTTAATCATGCAATATGAACTCAACCAAATTGAATTTAAAGCACTTAAATTAAGTGGTTTTAAAACAGACGTTCAAGTTCAGGTAACAATTAAATTGAAAGAAGCTATTGATGCCCAAAATTTACAAGTAAAGCTTGTAAGTAATACAAGAGGGTTTAATCAAATTGATAAAAGGTGGGTTGATAAATATATTGAAATGTGGAATATTCCTCAAAACATAGCTTCAATTCTTAAACGTTATACAGGTGAAGTTGAACCTAGTGTTACAAATTCTAAAGACAAAAGAAGAATGTTCTTTCATGAATTTACTACAGAAGAACAGAGTAATGTCTTAAAATGGTTAAAAGAAAATAAATCGCTTATTGTTTCAGATATTTTAAAAGGCAGAGGACAATTTTCTGCTGAATGGATGCTTGTTGCCCAAAAACTTAAACAAAATTCCAGATGGATTTTAAAACCTATGAATTTTTGTTTAAATCATTTTGGAAATGGTGAAGTTGAAGTCACAAAAAGAGGTAATTTTAAAATTGGAAGGATAACGATGCAGCGAAAAGGAGGAGATGGTGGAAGAAAAACAGCAAATATGCTTCAATTTAAAATTAATCCCGCAGAACTTTTTGATTGTGAATAA
- a CDS encoding S66 peptidase family protein — protein MITPPYLQKGDTVAIVATARKHLNDDLKLAQEFLENWGLKTVIGSSIGLDNHQLAGTDEDRAKDFQTQMDNPTIKAIWCVRGGYGTVRMVDLLDFSKFKQNPKWVIGFSDVTVLHSHLNTLGFQSIHGMMPVNIPRATPEAKESLRKALFGEKLSYTIPHDSMNKSGKAKGELVGGNLSILYSLFGSNSAIDCSDKILFLEDLDEYLYHFDRMMMNLKRNGCLESLKGIVVGSMTKMNDNEIPWGKNALEIIQDVTKKYNIPVVYNFPAGHIPDNRALVFGRQVTLEVSEKGTILKFE, from the coding sequence ATGATAACTCCACCTTATTTACAAAAAGGCGACACGGTTGCCATCGTAGCCACAGCCAGAAAACACTTGAATGACGATTTAAAATTAGCCCAAGAATTCCTTGAAAATTGGGGTTTAAAAACTGTAATTGGTTCGTCCATCGGGTTAGATAACCATCAACTGGCCGGAACGGATGAAGACCGAGCAAAAGATTTTCAAACCCAAATGGATAATCCAACTATTAAAGCAATCTGGTGTGTCCGTGGAGGGTATGGAACTGTCCGGATGGTCGATTTACTCGATTTTTCTAAGTTTAAACAAAATCCAAAGTGGGTCATCGGATTTAGCGATGTAACGGTTTTGCATAGTCATTTGAATACGTTAGGTTTTCAATCCATTCACGGAATGATGCCTGTCAATATTCCAAGAGCTACACCCGAAGCCAAAGAAAGCTTACGAAAAGCCTTATTTGGAGAAAAACTTTCATATACAATTCCGCATGATTCAATGAATAAATCAGGAAAGGCAAAAGGCGAGTTGGTGGGCGGAAACCTTTCTATTTTATACAGTTTATTTGGGTCAAATTCAGCGATTGATTGCTCAGATAAGATTCTCTTTCTGGAAGACTTAGACGAATATTTATATCACTTTGACCGAATGATGATGAACCTCAAACGCAACGGTTGCCTTGAAAGTTTAAAAGGAATCGTGGTAGGAAGCATGACTAAAATGAACGATAACGAAATTCCTTGGGGAAAAAACGCATTAGAAATTATTCAAGATGTGACTAAAAAGTATAATATTCCGGTTGTTTATAATTTTCCTGCCGGACATATACCGGACAATCGTGCGTTGGTTTTTGGAAGGCAAGTAACGTTGGAAGTTAGTGAGAAAGGAACGATTTTGAAGTTTGAATAA
- a CDS encoding YraN family protein, whose translation MAKHNELGKKGEEIAVEYLQKNGYEILETNWVYQKAEIDIIAQKETILAIVEVKTRTSGDFGLPQDFVKGKKIQNLVKAVDQYMNVNDLDLEVRFDILGIIINNQETAIEHLEDAFYYF comes from the coding sequence ATGGCAAAACACAACGAACTCGGAAAAAAAGGAGAAGAAATAGCTGTTGAATATCTCCAAAAAAATGGTTATGAAATTCTCGAAACCAATTGGGTTTATCAAAAAGCAGAAATCGATATTATTGCTCAAAAGGAAACAATTCTTGCGATTGTAGAAGTAAAAACAAGAACTTCAGGCGATTTTGGTTTACCACAAGATTTTGTGAAAGGAAAAAAAATTCAAAATTTAGTGAAAGCGGTTGACCAATATATGAATGTAAACGATCTTGATTTAGAAGTGCGTTTTGATATTTTAGGAATTATTATCAACAACCAAGAAACAGCTATCGAACATCTTGAAGATGCTTTTTATTATTTTTAA
- a CDS encoding aspartate kinase, whose translation MKTISSVVEHYIKTKPFLLSALSQGIINLTSLSRNMMPELEQELGKDVKQGAVVMALKRLSEELDFRVNHKILKVLKNIGEITVRSSLIDYTFAVSETILDKQAALISEINKETGIFYTSSRGVNETNIVVSESVGHLVDKHFSTEKLIQKQENLASITVKLPKENVSIPGIYYFIFQRLAWEGIIINEVISTSNEFTILVSEEEVDVAFKVIKDLKSL comes from the coding sequence ATGAAAACTATTTCTTCGGTTGTAGAACATTACATCAAAACAAAACCATTTTTGTTGAGTGCTTTGTCTCAAGGTATCATCAATTTAACTTCATTATCCCGAAACATGATGCCCGAATTGGAGCAGGAATTGGGGAAAGATGTCAAACAAGGAGCTGTTGTTATGGCTTTAAAAAGACTTTCAGAAGAATTGGATTTCAGAGTTAATCACAAAATCTTAAAAGTCTTAAAAAACATTGGCGAAATCACCGTTCGCTCTTCGTTAATCGATTATACGTTTGCTGTTTCGGAAACCATTTTAGACAAACAAGCCGCTTTAATTTCGGAAATAAATAAAGAAACCGGAATTTTTTATACTTCTTCACGAGGTGTAAACGAAACTAACATTGTTGTAAGTGAAAGTGTTGGTCATTTGGTAGACAAGCATTTTTCAACTGAAAAGTTAATTCAAAAGCAAGAAAATTTAGCTTCAATAACCGTAAAACTTCCTAAAGAAAACGTTAGTATTCCCGGAATATATTACTTCATTTTTCAACGTTTGGCTTGGGAAGGAATTATTATTAACGAAGTAATTTCTACTTCAAACGAGTTTACCATTTTAGTGAGCGAAGAAGAAGTTGATGTGGCTTTTAAAGTGATTAAAGACTTGAAAAGTCTTTAG
- a CDS encoding type II toxin-antitoxin system RelE/ParE family toxin — translation MSYKKLILKSTASIEIENTISHYSHINKSLAQKLEKEIRYSFLKISKHPESFQFRYQTIRIIWLKTFPYGIYYIFDSDEVYILAFWHTKEDAVNKLKK, via the coding sequence ATGAGTTATAAAAAACTCATTCTTAAATCTACCGCTTCTATTGAAATTGAAAATACAATTTCACATTATTCCCATATAAATAAATCTTTAGCTCAAAAACTTGAAAAAGAGATTCGTTATTCTTTTTTAAAAATTTCAAAACATCCGGAAAGTTTTCAATTTCGCTATCAAACAATTAGAATAATTTGGTTGAAAACTTTTCCCTATGGAATTTACTATATTTTTGATTCGGATGAGGTATACATCTTAGCGTTCTGGCATACTAAAGAAGATGCTGTTAATAAATTAAAGAAATAA
- the mfd gene encoding transcription-repair coupling factor produces MIQLAENITVPENKIQIKGLIGSSLSFVIQTLFQKTELPFLLLFNDKEEAVYYLNDLENLINDQDVLFYPSSYRRPYQIEETDNANILLRAEVLNRINSRKKPSIIVTYPEALFEKVVTRKELDKNTLKVAVADQISIDFINEVLFEYNFKRVDFVSEPGEFSVRGGIIDVFSFSNDNPYRIEFFGNEVDSIRTFDVETQLSLEKQKKISIIPNVENKFLQENRESFLNYINPKTVLFVQETEMVLSQFDKLFDKATEAFGKLSGDIKHASPDELFINQSSFVKKALDFSIVEVGLKSIFKSEKTIEFLTKPQPSFNKQFDLLLNDLNENHFNGIKNYLFCSNENQANRFHDIFESIDEENHENIRKQYKTIVFPLFQGFIDEENQLACYTDHQIFERYHKFSIKNGYSKKQTITLKELTQLSVGDYVTHIDHGIGKFGGLQKIQVEGKMQEAIKLVYADNDIVYVSIHSLHKISKYNGKDGTPPKIYKLGSNAWKVLKQKTKARVKHIAFNLIQLYAKRRLEKGFACAPDSYLQKELESSFIYEDTPDQITATQDVKNDMERDRPMDRLVCGDVGFGKTEVAIRAAFKAVDNGKQVAILVPTTILAYQHYRTFTERLKDMPVTVNYLNRFRTAKQKSETLKGLAEGKVDIIIGTHQLVSKDVKFKELGLLIIDEEQKFGVNVKDKLKTISATVDTLTLTATPIPRTLQFSLMAARDLSVITTPPPNRYPIESHVVGFNEELIRDAISYEIQRNGQVFFINNRIENIKEVAGMIQRLVPDARVGIGHGQLDGKKLEELMLGFMNGDFDVLVATTIIESGLDVPNANTIFINNANNFGLSDLHQMRGRVGRSNKKAFCYFITPPQSVMTEDARKRINALTQFSELGSGFNIAMKDLEIRGAGDLLGGEQSGFINEIGFDTYQKIMNEAIEELKENEFKELYQEENDIETKEFVKDLQIDTDFELLFPDDYINSVNERLNLYNELGSVKDEEGLLAYEQKLIDRFGSLPKEAEALLNSIRIKWIATRLGIEKLIMKQGKMIGYFVGDQQSDYYQSSRFRKVLQFVQLHGNLCKMKEKETKSGLRLLLTFENVKSIRKALEFMELMGR; encoded by the coding sequence ATTATTCAATTAGCTGAAAACATTACCGTTCCAGAAAATAAAATTCAAATCAAAGGATTAATTGGTTCGTCGTTGTCGTTTGTTATTCAAACTTTATTTCAAAAAACAGAATTACCTTTTTTATTACTTTTTAATGATAAAGAAGAAGCCGTTTATTATTTGAATGATTTGGAAAACCTCATCAACGATCAAGATGTGCTTTTTTATCCGAGTTCGTATCGACGACCTTATCAAATTGAAGAAACAGATAATGCTAATATTTTGCTTCGGGCTGAAGTGTTAAACCGCATCAATTCCCGCAAAAAACCATCGATTATTGTTACTTATCCGGAAGCTCTTTTTGAAAAAGTGGTTACTCGAAAAGAATTAGATAAAAACACGTTGAAAGTCGCTGTTGCCGATCAAATTTCGATTGATTTTATCAACGAAGTATTGTTTGAATATAATTTTAAACGCGTTGATTTTGTATCAGAACCGGGCGAGTTTTCGGTTCGTGGTGGAATCATCGATGTCTTTTCATTTTCAAATGACAATCCGTACCGAATTGAATTTTTTGGCAATGAAGTCGATAGCATCCGAACATTTGATGTAGAAACGCAACTTTCCCTTGAAAAACAGAAGAAAATATCCATCATTCCTAACGTAGAAAATAAATTTTTACAGGAAAATAGAGAAAGTTTCCTCAATTATATCAATCCAAAAACCGTTCTTTTTGTTCAGGAAACAGAAATGGTTTTGAGTCAATTTGATAAATTATTCGATAAAGCAACAGAAGCCTTCGGAAAACTTTCCGGTGACATTAAACACGCTTCACCAGATGAACTTTTCATCAATCAATCTTCTTTTGTAAAAAAAGCACTTGATTTTTCTATTGTTGAAGTTGGATTGAAATCGATTTTTAAATCCGAAAAAACGATTGAATTTCTTACCAAACCACAACCATCTTTCAACAAACAATTTGATTTATTGTTGAATGATTTGAATGAAAATCACTTTAACGGAATCAAAAATTACTTGTTTTGTTCCAATGAAAATCAAGCTAATCGCTTTCACGATATTTTTGAAAGTATTGATGAAGAAAATCACGAAAACATCCGAAAACAATACAAAACCATTGTTTTTCCGCTTTTTCAAGGTTTTATTGACGAAGAAAATCAATTAGCTTGCTACACCGATCATCAGATTTTTGAACGTTATCATAAATTCAGCATCAAAAACGGGTATTCCAAAAAGCAGACCATTACGTTAAAGGAATTAACCCAACTTTCTGTGGGTGATTATGTGACGCACATTGACCACGGAATCGGAAAATTTGGGGGTTTACAAAAAATTCAGGTGGAAGGCAAAATGCAAGAAGCCATTAAATTGGTGTACGCAGACAATGATATTGTGTATGTGAGCATTCATTCGCTACACAAAATTTCAAAATACAACGGAAAAGACGGAACACCTCCAAAAATTTACAAATTAGGTTCGAATGCGTGGAAAGTTTTAAAACAAAAAACCAAAGCTCGCGTCAAACATATTGCGTTCAACTTGATTCAATTGTATGCCAAAAGACGTTTGGAAAAAGGTTTTGCCTGTGCACCGGATAGTTATTTGCAAAAAGAATTGGAAAGTTCGTTTATTTATGAAGATACGCCCGACCAAATTACAGCTACGCAAGATGTAAAAAACGATATGGAACGTGATCGTCCGATGGATCGACTAGTTTGTGGCGATGTTGGTTTTGGAAAAACAGAAGTCGCCATTCGTGCTGCATTTAAAGCTGTTGACAACGGAAAACAAGTCGCTATTTTGGTTCCAACTACGATTTTGGCTTATCAACATTATCGAACATTTACCGAACGTTTGAAAGATATGCCGGTTACGGTGAATTATTTAAATCGATTTAGAACCGCGAAACAAAAAAGCGAAACACTAAAAGGTTTAGCAGAAGGAAAAGTAGATATCATCATCGGAACGCATCAATTGGTGAGTAAAGATGTGAAGTTTAAAGAATTAGGATTATTGATTATTGATGAAGAACAGAAATTTGGAGTGAATGTAAAAGATAAACTCAAAACGATTTCTGCTACGGTTGATACATTGACGTTGACCGCAACTCCGATTCCGAGAACGTTGCAATTTTCGTTAATGGCAGCAAGGGATTTATCGGTCATTACAACTCCACCACCGAATCGATATCCAATCGAAAGTCATGTGGTTGGGTTTAATGAAGAACTGATTCGAGATGCTATTTCGTATGAAATTCAGCGAAATGGTCAAGTTTTTTTCATCAATAATCGTATCGAAAATATTAAAGAAGTAGCCGGAATGATTCAACGGCTTGTTCCCGATGCTCGTGTTGGCATTGGTCACGGACAATTGGATGGAAAAAAGTTAGAAGAATTAATGCTTGGTTTTATGAACGGTGATTTTGATGTGTTGGTTGCCACCACCATTATTGAAAGCGGTTTAGATGTACCAAACGCCAATACGATTTTTATCAACAATGCCAATAATTTTGGTCTATCCGATTTGCATCAAATGCGTGGTCGTGTGGGTCGAAGCAATAAAAAAGCGTTTTGTTATTTTATCACACCGCCCCAATCAGTGATGACGGAAGATGCAAGAAAACGAATCAATGCATTGACACAATTTAGCGAATTGGGAAGTGGTTTCAACATTGCGATGAAAGATTTAGAAATTCGTGGAGCCGGTGATTTATTGGGTGGCGAACAAAGCGGTTTTATCAATGAAATCGGTTTTGACACGTATCAAAAAATTATGAACGAAGCCATCGAAGAATTAAAAGAAAACGAATTCAAAGAATTATATCAGGAAGAAAATGATATTGAAACCAAAGAATTTGTGAAAGATCTTCAAATTGATACTGATTTTGAATTATTGTTTCCGGATGACTACATCAACAGTGTCAACGAGCGATTAAATTTATACAACGAACTTGGAAGTGTAAAAGACGAAGAAGGTTTATTAGCCTACGAACAAAAACTAATTGACCGTTTTGGCTCATTGCCAAAAGAAGCAGAAGCGTTGCTGAACAGCATCCGAATTAAATGGATTGCCACGCGATTAGGCATCGAAAAACTCATTATGAAACAAGGTAAAATGATTGGTTATTTTGTGGGCGATCAACAAAGTGATTATTATCAATCTTCTCGATTTAGAAAGGTGTTGCAGTTTGTTCAATTGCACGGAAACCTTTGCAAAATGAAAGAGAAAGAAACCAAAAGCGGCTTGCGTTTGTTGTTGACTTTTGAGAATGTAAAATCGATTAGGAAGGCGTTGGAATTTATGGAGTTGATGGGACGTTAA